The Populus nigra chromosome 14, ddPopNigr1.1, whole genome shotgun sequence genome has a segment encoding these proteins:
- the LOC133672672 gene encoding probable RNA-dependent RNA polymerase 5 isoform X1, whose product MAEINNDKIVPLPCAVEELIAKICREQNRRPLETSTRLTLASLGEEVALNILWRISGQEIRKSFDGFVLHLAKQFSPNINASSSSPNIHSSLSPSPQQPQNWSPITTTRLLMNSQSDSGAQSPIPLKLEGSSTMDSQRQRESESTSSQHLVALGELEFRRAFLILSYLGGKNLEEVVSPDQIRGYKDLPMRTFESKIWEAFGCRRDYIKEEDRVKYLDWDSGKTHIYHCHVDPDGSYRFKGPYLSKLRNVLQRTLGDDNILMVKFGEVKDDRDSGSSSLDDYFSKYNKVLREGIYVGLRCYRFFVFKDGGKEEKKKDPTTSPVKCFFVRMESVASIDNQDNILSGKTIRQARSVFMHVDNLSSLSSYMARFSLILSKTMNLEVDLSCVDIKPIADEPCRDKDGNVVYGTDGKALIHTDGTGFISHDLALKCPKNQFKGTCLRASNIERLNVHNEVMEQYPECRHGDPPLLIQFRLFNNGSAVKGTFLVNKKLTHQTLHVRPSMIKVKTDPELSSTFSKNSLEIVGTSSRPKKTFLSKNLIALLSYGGVPEEFFMGILNNALEDAHGSLSNKNAALRVALNYGDMDDNIVATMIGCGIPLEEPYLQHRLSILMKEEKKSLKGGKIPVPESYYLMGTADPTGLLESDEVCIILDCGQISGEVLVYRNPGLHFGDIHILKATYVRELEDFVGNAKYAIFFPCKGPRSLADEMSGGDFDGDMFFVSRNPQLLENFKQTEPWTPSTSTPNVPNREPSEFSDEELEVELFKLFLRNRFQPSSTVGVAADSWLAMMDRLLTLGNDCTEEIACVKENINLLIDIYYDALDAPKKGGRRIEVPEGLKAELFPHFMGKNEKKTYRSTSILGKIYDKVKAYEDIDLSSTDVWKLPCFDDEVHELYLVKWKELYGQYRKEMRNALKAGEESNDKANEVIKKYKEFLYEAAEFNLSKRRDEEIFEEAMALYQVTYNHAKSQGVVGNCSFAWRVAGLALCTLYVLKNQGERPMICSPSALKGIL is encoded by the exons ATGGCAgagataaataatgataaaatagtGCCATTGCCTTGTGCAGTGGAGGAACTGATAGCCAAAATCTGTAGGGAGCAGAATCGAAGGCCGCTAGAAACCAGTACGAGGTTGACACTGGCTTCGTTAGGGGAAGAAGTTGCTTTAAATATTCTCTGGAGAATTTCTGGTCAAGAGATTAGAAAAAGTTTTGACGGTTTCGTTCTGCACTTGGCCAAACAGTTCTCTCCTAATAtcaatgcttcttcttcttcccccaaCATACACTCCTCCCTCTCCCCATCTCCTCAACAGCCCCAGAATTggagccccattacaaccacccGTTTACTGATGAATTCTCAAA GTGATTCTGGTGCTCAATCTCCAATTCCATTGAAGCTTGAAGGTTCATCAACCATGGATTCACAGAGACAGAGAGAAAGTGAGTCTACAAGCAGTCAACATTTGGTGGCTTTGGGAGAGCTTGAGTTTAGAAGAGCTTTTCTTATCTTAAGTTACCTTGGAGG AAAAAATTTGGAAGAGGTGGTATCCCCTGATCAAATTAGGGGGTATAAGGATTTGCCAATGAGAACATTTGAGTCAAAAATTTGGGAAGCTTTTGGATGTAGGAGAGATTATATAAAGGAAGAAGATCGTGTCAAG TATCTTGATTGGGATTCTGGGAAAACACACATCTATCACTGTCATGTGGATCCGGATGGAAGTTATAGGTTCAAG gGACCTTACCTATCCAAGCTGAGAAATGTCCTGCAAAGGACCTTGGGAGATGACAATATCTTGATGGTAAAGTTTGGGGAGGTAAAAGATGATAGAGATTCAGGGAGCAGTTCTCTGGATGATTATTTTTCCAAGTACAACAAGGTTCTTAGAGAAGGGATTTATGTTGGTTTGCGTTGTTACCGCTTTTTTG TGTTTAAAGATGGaggcaaagaagaaaaaaagaaagacccAACCACTTCTCCTGTCAAGTGTTTTTTTGTCCGCATGGAGTCTGTTGCATCGATTGataatcaagataatattttgagCGGGAAAACAATCCGTCAAGCTAGATCTGTTTTTATGCATGTGGACAATTTGTCTAGTTTGTCCAGCTATATGGCTAG GTTTTCGCTGATTTTGTCAAAGACCATGAATCTGGAAGTTGATTTATCCTGTGTAGATATCAAGCCAATAGCTGATGAACCATGCCGG GATAAAGATGGTAATGTTGTTTACGGTACAGATGGGAAAGCTCTTATACATACAGATGGAACTGGGTTTATATCGCATGATTTGGCTTTGAAATGCccaaagaatcaattcaaagGAACTTGCCTCCGAGCTTCCAATATTGAG AGATTAAATGTTCATAATGAAGTCATGGAGCAATATCCAGAATGTCGCCATGGGGATCCA ccTTTGCTGATCCAGTTTCGTCTCTTCAATAATGGTAGCGCTGTCAAGGGAACTTTCCTTGTGAATAAGAAG CTTACTCACCAAACTCTGCACGTAAGGCCTTCTATGATTAAGGTTAAGACGGATCCAGAACTATCAAgtactttttcaaaaaattcattgGAGATAGTTGGAACCAG CTCTCGACCAAAGAAAACGTTCCTTTCAAAGAATTTAATTGCACTTCTTAGCTATGGTGGTGTTCCAGAAGAGTTTTTTATGGGAATATTGAATAATGCTCTGGAAGATGCCCATGGCAGTCTCTCAAACAAAAATGCTGCTCTACGAG TTGCGCTTAATTATGGGGATATGGATGATAACATTGTGGCAACAATGATTGGCTGTGGGATTCCGCTAGAAGAACCGTATTTGCAACATCGTTTGTCAATACTgatgaaggaagaaaagaagagtCTGAAAGGAGGAAAAATACCTGTGCCTGAATCATATTATTTGATGGGGACAGCTGATCCAACTGGACTCTTGGAGAGTGATGAAGTTTGCATAATACT AGATTGTGGACAGATTTCAGGGGAGGTATTAGTCTATCGGAATCCAGGTTTACATTTTGGAGATATACATATTTTAAAGGCTACATATGTAAGGGAGTTGGAAGATTTTGTTGGAAACGCTAAGTATGCTATATTTTTCCCATGCAAAGGACCACGGTCTTTGGCAGATGAGATGTCAGGTGGTGATTTTGATGGTGACATGTTTTTTGTGTCAAGAAATCCTCAG CTTCTGGAAAACTTTAAACAAACGGAACCTTGGACACCTTCTACTTCAACCCCAAATGTGCCTAACAGAGAACCAAGTGAATTCTCTGATGAGGAGTTGGAGGTTGAgcttttcaaactatttttgaGGAACAGGTTTCAGCCAAG TTCCACTGTGGGGGTGGCAGCGGATAGCTGGCTGGCAATGATGGATCGGCTTCTAACATTGGGAAATGATTGCACAGAAGAGATAGCTTGTgtgaaagaaaatatcaatcTGTTGATTGATATATACTATGATGCTCTAGATGCTCCAAAGAAAGGTGGAAGAAGG ATTGAAGTTCCAGAAGGCTTGAAGGCAGAGCTGTTCCCACATTTTATGGgaaaaaacgaaaagaaaactTATCGATCTACTTCCATATTGGGAAAAATTTATGATAAAGTGAAAGCATATGAAGACATTGATCTGTCATCAACTG ATGTTTGGAAACTCCCTTGCTTTGACGATGAAGTTCACGAGCTGTACCTTGTGAAGTGGAAGGAACTGTACGGTCAATACAGGAAGGAGATGCGCAACGCTCTAAAGGCTGGTGAAGAGAGCAACGACAAGGCTAAtgaagtcataaaaaaatacaaggag TTCTTATATGAAGCTGCGGAATTTAATTTGAGCAAACGAAGAGACGAGGAAATCTTTGAGGAGGCCATGGCTCTATATCAGGTTACTTACAATCATGCCAAGAGCCAAGGAGTTGTCGGAAATTGCAGCTTTGCCTGGAGAGTCGCAGGTTTAGCTCTTTGCACGCTCTACGTTTTGAAGAATCAGGGTGAAAGACCTATGATATGTTCACCATCTGCTCTGAAAGGGATTTTGTAG
- the LOC133672672 gene encoding probable RNA-dependent RNA polymerase 5 isoform X2, translating to MAEINNDKIVPLPCAVEELIAKICREQNRRPLETSTRLTLASLGEEVALNILWRISGQEIRKSFDGFVLHLAKQFSPNINASSSSPNIHSSLSPSPQQPQNWSPITTTRLLMNSQSDSGAQSPIPLKLEGSSTMDSQRQRESESTSSQHLVALGELEFRRAFLILSYLGGKNLEEVVSPDQIRGYKDLPMRTFESKIWEAFGCRRDYIKEEDRVKGPYLSKLRNVLQRTLGDDNILMVKFGEVKDDRDSGSSSLDDYFSKYNKVLREGIYVGLRCYRFFVFKDGGKEEKKKDPTTSPVKCFFVRMESVASIDNQDNILSGKTIRQARSVFMHVDNLSSLSSYMARFSLILSKTMNLEVDLSCVDIKPIADEPCRDKDGNVVYGTDGKALIHTDGTGFISHDLALKCPKNQFKGTCLRASNIERLNVHNEVMEQYPECRHGDPPLLIQFRLFNNGSAVKGTFLVNKKLTHQTLHVRPSMIKVKTDPELSSTFSKNSLEIVGTSSRPKKTFLSKNLIALLSYGGVPEEFFMGILNNALEDAHGSLSNKNAALRVALNYGDMDDNIVATMIGCGIPLEEPYLQHRLSILMKEEKKSLKGGKIPVPESYYLMGTADPTGLLESDEVCIILDCGQISGEVLVYRNPGLHFGDIHILKATYVRELEDFVGNAKYAIFFPCKGPRSLADEMSGGDFDGDMFFVSRNPQLLENFKQTEPWTPSTSTPNVPNREPSEFSDEELEVELFKLFLRNRFQPSSTVGVAADSWLAMMDRLLTLGNDCTEEIACVKENINLLIDIYYDALDAPKKGGRRIEVPEGLKAELFPHFMGKNEKKTYRSTSILGKIYDKVKAYEDIDLSSTDVWKLPCFDDEVHELYLVKWKELYGQYRKEMRNALKAGEESNDKANEVIKKYKEFLYEAAEFNLSKRRDEEIFEEAMALYQVTYNHAKSQGVVGNCSFAWRVAGLALCTLYVLKNQGERPMICSPSALKGIL from the exons ATGGCAgagataaataatgataaaatagtGCCATTGCCTTGTGCAGTGGAGGAACTGATAGCCAAAATCTGTAGGGAGCAGAATCGAAGGCCGCTAGAAACCAGTACGAGGTTGACACTGGCTTCGTTAGGGGAAGAAGTTGCTTTAAATATTCTCTGGAGAATTTCTGGTCAAGAGATTAGAAAAAGTTTTGACGGTTTCGTTCTGCACTTGGCCAAACAGTTCTCTCCTAATAtcaatgcttcttcttcttcccccaaCATACACTCCTCCCTCTCCCCATCTCCTCAACAGCCCCAGAATTggagccccattacaaccacccGTTTACTGATGAATTCTCAAA GTGATTCTGGTGCTCAATCTCCAATTCCATTGAAGCTTGAAGGTTCATCAACCATGGATTCACAGAGACAGAGAGAAAGTGAGTCTACAAGCAGTCAACATTTGGTGGCTTTGGGAGAGCTTGAGTTTAGAAGAGCTTTTCTTATCTTAAGTTACCTTGGAGG AAAAAATTTGGAAGAGGTGGTATCCCCTGATCAAATTAGGGGGTATAAGGATTTGCCAATGAGAACATTTGAGTCAAAAATTTGGGAAGCTTTTGGATGTAGGAGAGATTATATAAAGGAAGAAGATCGTGTCAAG gGACCTTACCTATCCAAGCTGAGAAATGTCCTGCAAAGGACCTTGGGAGATGACAATATCTTGATGGTAAAGTTTGGGGAGGTAAAAGATGATAGAGATTCAGGGAGCAGTTCTCTGGATGATTATTTTTCCAAGTACAACAAGGTTCTTAGAGAAGGGATTTATGTTGGTTTGCGTTGTTACCGCTTTTTTG TGTTTAAAGATGGaggcaaagaagaaaaaaagaaagacccAACCACTTCTCCTGTCAAGTGTTTTTTTGTCCGCATGGAGTCTGTTGCATCGATTGataatcaagataatattttgagCGGGAAAACAATCCGTCAAGCTAGATCTGTTTTTATGCATGTGGACAATTTGTCTAGTTTGTCCAGCTATATGGCTAG GTTTTCGCTGATTTTGTCAAAGACCATGAATCTGGAAGTTGATTTATCCTGTGTAGATATCAAGCCAATAGCTGATGAACCATGCCGG GATAAAGATGGTAATGTTGTTTACGGTACAGATGGGAAAGCTCTTATACATACAGATGGAACTGGGTTTATATCGCATGATTTGGCTTTGAAATGCccaaagaatcaattcaaagGAACTTGCCTCCGAGCTTCCAATATTGAG AGATTAAATGTTCATAATGAAGTCATGGAGCAATATCCAGAATGTCGCCATGGGGATCCA ccTTTGCTGATCCAGTTTCGTCTCTTCAATAATGGTAGCGCTGTCAAGGGAACTTTCCTTGTGAATAAGAAG CTTACTCACCAAACTCTGCACGTAAGGCCTTCTATGATTAAGGTTAAGACGGATCCAGAACTATCAAgtactttttcaaaaaattcattgGAGATAGTTGGAACCAG CTCTCGACCAAAGAAAACGTTCCTTTCAAAGAATTTAATTGCACTTCTTAGCTATGGTGGTGTTCCAGAAGAGTTTTTTATGGGAATATTGAATAATGCTCTGGAAGATGCCCATGGCAGTCTCTCAAACAAAAATGCTGCTCTACGAG TTGCGCTTAATTATGGGGATATGGATGATAACATTGTGGCAACAATGATTGGCTGTGGGATTCCGCTAGAAGAACCGTATTTGCAACATCGTTTGTCAATACTgatgaaggaagaaaagaagagtCTGAAAGGAGGAAAAATACCTGTGCCTGAATCATATTATTTGATGGGGACAGCTGATCCAACTGGACTCTTGGAGAGTGATGAAGTTTGCATAATACT AGATTGTGGACAGATTTCAGGGGAGGTATTAGTCTATCGGAATCCAGGTTTACATTTTGGAGATATACATATTTTAAAGGCTACATATGTAAGGGAGTTGGAAGATTTTGTTGGAAACGCTAAGTATGCTATATTTTTCCCATGCAAAGGACCACGGTCTTTGGCAGATGAGATGTCAGGTGGTGATTTTGATGGTGACATGTTTTTTGTGTCAAGAAATCCTCAG CTTCTGGAAAACTTTAAACAAACGGAACCTTGGACACCTTCTACTTCAACCCCAAATGTGCCTAACAGAGAACCAAGTGAATTCTCTGATGAGGAGTTGGAGGTTGAgcttttcaaactatttttgaGGAACAGGTTTCAGCCAAG TTCCACTGTGGGGGTGGCAGCGGATAGCTGGCTGGCAATGATGGATCGGCTTCTAACATTGGGAAATGATTGCACAGAAGAGATAGCTTGTgtgaaagaaaatatcaatcTGTTGATTGATATATACTATGATGCTCTAGATGCTCCAAAGAAAGGTGGAAGAAGG ATTGAAGTTCCAGAAGGCTTGAAGGCAGAGCTGTTCCCACATTTTATGGgaaaaaacgaaaagaaaactTATCGATCTACTTCCATATTGGGAAAAATTTATGATAAAGTGAAAGCATATGAAGACATTGATCTGTCATCAACTG ATGTTTGGAAACTCCCTTGCTTTGACGATGAAGTTCACGAGCTGTACCTTGTGAAGTGGAAGGAACTGTACGGTCAATACAGGAAGGAGATGCGCAACGCTCTAAAGGCTGGTGAAGAGAGCAACGACAAGGCTAAtgaagtcataaaaaaatacaaggag TTCTTATATGAAGCTGCGGAATTTAATTTGAGCAAACGAAGAGACGAGGAAATCTTTGAGGAGGCCATGGCTCTATATCAGGTTACTTACAATCATGCCAAGAGCCAAGGAGTTGTCGGAAATTGCAGCTTTGCCTGGAGAGTCGCAGGTTTAGCTCTTTGCACGCTCTACGTTTTGAAGAATCAGGGTGAAAGACCTATGATATGTTCACCATCTGCTCTGAAAGGGATTTTGTAG
- the LOC133672672 gene encoding probable RNA-dependent RNA polymerase 5 isoform X3: MDSQRQRESESTSSQHLVALGELEFRRAFLILSYLGGKNLEEVVSPDQIRGYKDLPMRTFESKIWEAFGCRRDYIKEEDRVKYLDWDSGKTHIYHCHVDPDGSYRFKGPYLSKLRNVLQRTLGDDNILMVKFGEVKDDRDSGSSSLDDYFSKYNKVLREGIYVGLRCYRFFVFKDGGKEEKKKDPTTSPVKCFFVRMESVASIDNQDNILSGKTIRQARSVFMHVDNLSSLSSYMARFSLILSKTMNLEVDLSCVDIKPIADEPCRDKDGNVVYGTDGKALIHTDGTGFISHDLALKCPKNQFKGTCLRASNIERLNVHNEVMEQYPECRHGDPPLLIQFRLFNNGSAVKGTFLVNKKLTHQTLHVRPSMIKVKTDPELSSTFSKNSLEIVGTSSRPKKTFLSKNLIALLSYGGVPEEFFMGILNNALEDAHGSLSNKNAALRVALNYGDMDDNIVATMIGCGIPLEEPYLQHRLSILMKEEKKSLKGGKIPVPESYYLMGTADPTGLLESDEVCIILDCGQISGEVLVYRNPGLHFGDIHILKATYVRELEDFVGNAKYAIFFPCKGPRSLADEMSGGDFDGDMFFVSRNPQLLENFKQTEPWTPSTSTPNVPNREPSEFSDEELEVELFKLFLRNRFQPSSTVGVAADSWLAMMDRLLTLGNDCTEEIACVKENINLLIDIYYDALDAPKKGGRRIEVPEGLKAELFPHFMGKNEKKTYRSTSILGKIYDKVKAYEDIDLSSTDVWKLPCFDDEVHELYLVKWKELYGQYRKEMRNALKAGEESNDKANEVIKKYKEFLYEAAEFNLSKRRDEEIFEEAMALYQVTYNHAKSQGVVGNCSFAWRVAGLALCTLYVLKNQGERPMICSPSALKGIL; this comes from the exons ATGGATTCACAGAGACAGAGAGAAAGTGAGTCTACAAGCAGTCAACATTTGGTGGCTTTGGGAGAGCTTGAGTTTAGAAGAGCTTTTCTTATCTTAAGTTACCTTGGAGG AAAAAATTTGGAAGAGGTGGTATCCCCTGATCAAATTAGGGGGTATAAGGATTTGCCAATGAGAACATTTGAGTCAAAAATTTGGGAAGCTTTTGGATGTAGGAGAGATTATATAAAGGAAGAAGATCGTGTCAAG TATCTTGATTGGGATTCTGGGAAAACACACATCTATCACTGTCATGTGGATCCGGATGGAAGTTATAGGTTCAAG gGACCTTACCTATCCAAGCTGAGAAATGTCCTGCAAAGGACCTTGGGAGATGACAATATCTTGATGGTAAAGTTTGGGGAGGTAAAAGATGATAGAGATTCAGGGAGCAGTTCTCTGGATGATTATTTTTCCAAGTACAACAAGGTTCTTAGAGAAGGGATTTATGTTGGTTTGCGTTGTTACCGCTTTTTTG TGTTTAAAGATGGaggcaaagaagaaaaaaagaaagacccAACCACTTCTCCTGTCAAGTGTTTTTTTGTCCGCATGGAGTCTGTTGCATCGATTGataatcaagataatattttgagCGGGAAAACAATCCGTCAAGCTAGATCTGTTTTTATGCATGTGGACAATTTGTCTAGTTTGTCCAGCTATATGGCTAG GTTTTCGCTGATTTTGTCAAAGACCATGAATCTGGAAGTTGATTTATCCTGTGTAGATATCAAGCCAATAGCTGATGAACCATGCCGG GATAAAGATGGTAATGTTGTTTACGGTACAGATGGGAAAGCTCTTATACATACAGATGGAACTGGGTTTATATCGCATGATTTGGCTTTGAAATGCccaaagaatcaattcaaagGAACTTGCCTCCGAGCTTCCAATATTGAG AGATTAAATGTTCATAATGAAGTCATGGAGCAATATCCAGAATGTCGCCATGGGGATCCA ccTTTGCTGATCCAGTTTCGTCTCTTCAATAATGGTAGCGCTGTCAAGGGAACTTTCCTTGTGAATAAGAAG CTTACTCACCAAACTCTGCACGTAAGGCCTTCTATGATTAAGGTTAAGACGGATCCAGAACTATCAAgtactttttcaaaaaattcattgGAGATAGTTGGAACCAG CTCTCGACCAAAGAAAACGTTCCTTTCAAAGAATTTAATTGCACTTCTTAGCTATGGTGGTGTTCCAGAAGAGTTTTTTATGGGAATATTGAATAATGCTCTGGAAGATGCCCATGGCAGTCTCTCAAACAAAAATGCTGCTCTACGAG TTGCGCTTAATTATGGGGATATGGATGATAACATTGTGGCAACAATGATTGGCTGTGGGATTCCGCTAGAAGAACCGTATTTGCAACATCGTTTGTCAATACTgatgaaggaagaaaagaagagtCTGAAAGGAGGAAAAATACCTGTGCCTGAATCATATTATTTGATGGGGACAGCTGATCCAACTGGACTCTTGGAGAGTGATGAAGTTTGCATAATACT AGATTGTGGACAGATTTCAGGGGAGGTATTAGTCTATCGGAATCCAGGTTTACATTTTGGAGATATACATATTTTAAAGGCTACATATGTAAGGGAGTTGGAAGATTTTGTTGGAAACGCTAAGTATGCTATATTTTTCCCATGCAAAGGACCACGGTCTTTGGCAGATGAGATGTCAGGTGGTGATTTTGATGGTGACATGTTTTTTGTGTCAAGAAATCCTCAG CTTCTGGAAAACTTTAAACAAACGGAACCTTGGACACCTTCTACTTCAACCCCAAATGTGCCTAACAGAGAACCAAGTGAATTCTCTGATGAGGAGTTGGAGGTTGAgcttttcaaactatttttgaGGAACAGGTTTCAGCCAAG TTCCACTGTGGGGGTGGCAGCGGATAGCTGGCTGGCAATGATGGATCGGCTTCTAACATTGGGAAATGATTGCACAGAAGAGATAGCTTGTgtgaaagaaaatatcaatcTGTTGATTGATATATACTATGATGCTCTAGATGCTCCAAAGAAAGGTGGAAGAAGG ATTGAAGTTCCAGAAGGCTTGAAGGCAGAGCTGTTCCCACATTTTATGGgaaaaaacgaaaagaaaactTATCGATCTACTTCCATATTGGGAAAAATTTATGATAAAGTGAAAGCATATGAAGACATTGATCTGTCATCAACTG ATGTTTGGAAACTCCCTTGCTTTGACGATGAAGTTCACGAGCTGTACCTTGTGAAGTGGAAGGAACTGTACGGTCAATACAGGAAGGAGATGCGCAACGCTCTAAAGGCTGGTGAAGAGAGCAACGACAAGGCTAAtgaagtcataaaaaaatacaaggag TTCTTATATGAAGCTGCGGAATTTAATTTGAGCAAACGAAGAGACGAGGAAATCTTTGAGGAGGCCATGGCTCTATATCAGGTTACTTACAATCATGCCAAGAGCCAAGGAGTTGTCGGAAATTGCAGCTTTGCCTGGAGAGTCGCAGGTTTAGCTCTTTGCACGCTCTACGTTTTGAAGAATCAGGGTGAAAGACCTATGATATGTTCACCATCTGCTCTGAAAGGGATTTTGTAG
- the LOC133673589 gene encoding cytochrome P450 78A7-like yields MELDLVTKDTSWWVFTLPAFLGSKSLLDGFILFSLSMAFVSLAFFTWAFAAGGLAWKNGRNQKGHRSIPGPRGLPIFGSLFTLSRGLAHRTLASMAWRRANTQLMAFSLGSTPVVVASDPRIAREILTSPCFADRPIKQSAKSLMFSRAIGFAPSGTYWRLLRRIASTHLFSPRRILAHESLRQLECTTMLRNITNEQRLNGFVTLRKHLQFASLNNIMGGVFGKTYDMSQDRQELEELRDMVSEGFELLGAFNWCDYLTWPSYFYDPFCIQKRCSKLVPRVRKLVKDIIEEHRLGEPGKVGDDGDFVDVLLSLEGEEKLQDDDMVAVLWEMIFRGTDTTALLTEWVMAELVLHTEVQEKLRRELDMAVKDRSLSELTDSEVSKLPYLQAVVKEALRVHPPGPLLSWARLCSSDVQLSNGMVVPADTTAMVNMWAITHDPHVWEDPLEFKPERFIEADVDVRGGDLRLAPFGAGRRVCPGKNLGLVTVTLWVAKLVHHFKWVHDGEHPVDLSEVLKLSCEMKYPLHAVALQMNN; encoded by the exons ATGGAACTGGATTTGGTAACAAAAGACACAAGCTGGTGGGTATTCACTCTTCCAGCATTTCTAGGTTCCAAAAGTCTTCTAGATGGCTTTattttgttctctctctctatggCCTTCGTGTCTCTTGCTTTTTTTACATGGGCTTTTGCTGCGGGTGGTCTTGCATGGAAAAATGGAAGAAACCAAAAAGGTCACCGCTCCATTCCTGGACCTCGAGGCTTACCAATCTTTGGTAGCCTTTTCACTTTGAGCCGTGGCTTGGCTCACCGCACTCTTGCTTCCATGGCTTGGAGACGAGCCAACACTCAGCTCATGGCATTCAGCCTCGGCTCCACTCCTGTTGTTGTGGCTTCTGACCCTCGTATTGCCCGAGAAATCTTGACCTCTCCCTGCTTTGCTGACCGCCCTATTAAACAGTCGGCTAAAAGTCTCATGTTTAGCCGAGCCATAGGCTTTGCGCCTAGTGGCACTTACTGGAGGCTTCTAAGGAGAATAGCTTCCACTCACTTGTTTTCTCCACGGCGCATTTTAGCCCATGAATCTCTTCGCCAGCTAGAATGTACGACCATGCTGCGTAACATTACGAACGAACAAAGACTCAACGGTTTTGTCACTCTAAGAAAACACCTGCAGTTTGCCTCGTTGAACAACATCATGGGAGGTGTTTTTGGAAAGACATACGACATGTCGCAAGATAGGCAAGAGCTTGAGGAGCTTAGAGACATGGTCAGCGAAGGGTTTGAGCTATTAGGTGCTTTCAACTGGTGTGACTATTTGACATGGCCCAGCTACTTTTACGACCCATTTTGTATACAAAAGCGTTGCTCGAAACTCGTTCCTCGAGTTAGGAAGCTCGTCAAGGACATAATCGAAGAGCATAGACTCGGTGAGCCAGGAAAAGTTGGTGATGATGGTGATTTTGTTGATGTTCTTCTGTCTTTGGAAGGTGAAGAGAAACTTCAAGATGATGATATGGTTGCTGTCTTATGG GAAATGATATTTAGAGGGACAGATACAACTGCTCTGTTAACAGAGTGGGTTATGGCCGAGTTGGTCTTGCACACTGAGGTTCAAGAAAAGCTCCGTAGGGAACTTGACATGGCTGTGAAAGACAGGAGCTTGTCTGAGTTGACCGATTCCGAAGTGTCAAAACTACCTTATTTGCAGGCCGTCGTGAAGGAGGCTCTCAGGGTACACCCACCGGGCCCCCTGTTATCCTGGGCCAGGTTGTGCAGCTCGGACGTCCAGCTCAGCAATGGAATGGTCGTCCCCGCCGACACCACTGCCATGGTCAACATGTGGGCCATCACACATGACCCGCATGTGTGGGAAGACCCGCTGGAGTTCAAGCCAGAGAGGTTCATAGAAGCTGACGTGGATGTCAGAGGTGGTGATCTGAGGCTTGCACCGTTCGGTGCTGGGCGTAGGGTGTGTCCTGGCAAGAACTTAGGGCTAGTCACCGTGACCCTGTGGGTGGCCAAGTTAGTGCACCATTTCAAGTGGGTTCACGATGGTGAGCACCCAGTGGATCTCAGTGAGGTCTTGAAGCTGTCTTGTGAGATGAAGTATCCTCTTCATGCTGTGGCTTTGCAGATGAACAACTAG